Proteins encoded together in one Amblyomma americanum isolate KBUSLIRL-KWMA chromosome 1, ASM5285725v1, whole genome shotgun sequence window:
- the LOC144113118 gene encoding uncharacterized protein LOC144113118 isoform X3, translating to MAVADVSAAMLVLIDGVETRVYAVLDEHGTHMKNDDGLLYETEGGLRISVLRVEEPMRNTPPPTVPAAVEDSSRGAPSPLWQTTPPPVWQPTPSPGPSCYSPPPSGGGERDAWHERKSRFLITKYKEAKDNIGRKGGFRELSEVLEREHHITPVALLAPGRIVANGEKPSYPTANFSATPFA from the exons ATGGCCGTAGCAGACGTTTCCGCAGCCATGCTCGTCTTGATCGACGGCGTCGAGACACGGGTATACGCCGTGCTTGACGAGCATGGCACGCATATGAAAAACGACGATGGATTACTTTATGAGACGGAAG GCGGCCTTCGCATCAGTGTGCTACGTGTAGAGGAACCCATGCGCAACACACCTCCACCGACGGTACCGGCTGCCGTTGAGGACAGCAGTCGGGGCGCGCCGTCGCCTCTTTGGCAGACCACGCCGCCGCCAGTCTGGCAGCCCACGCCGTCGCCAGGGCCGTCATGTTATTCGCCGCCACCGTCCGGCGGCGGCGAACGCGATGCGTGGCACGAAAGAAAATCAAGATTTTTGATTACTAAATATAAAGAAGCCAAGGACAACATTGGCAGAAAGGGTGGCTTTAG ggaaCTCTCCGAGGTGCTAGAAAGAGAGCACCACATTACTCCTGTGGCATTGCTTGCACCAGGAAGAATAGTTGC GAATGGCGAGAAACCAAGCTACCCAACAGCAAATTTCTCTGCCACTCCTTTTGCATAG
- the LOC144113118 gene encoding uncharacterized protein LOC144113118 isoform X1, translating into MAVADVSAAMLVLIDGVETRVYAVLDEHGTHMKNDDGLLYETEGGLRISVLRVEEPMRNTPPPTVPAAVEDSSRGAPSPLWQTTPPPVWQPTPSPGPSCYSPPPSGGGERDAWHERKSRFLITKYKEAKDNIGRKGGFRTKKAMWEKLTDQINSEFGCHLTPLQVENKWKTMERAYKKSKAKKWLVWTFASSLLVRTVWTADISVVCSSSYPQKMIFDVFFFYRELSEVLEREHHITPVALLAPGRIVANGEKPSYPTANFSATPFA; encoded by the exons ATGGCCGTAGCAGACGTTTCCGCAGCCATGCTCGTCTTGATCGACGGCGTCGAGACACGGGTATACGCCGTGCTTGACGAGCATGGCACGCATATGAAAAACGACGATGGATTACTTTATGAGACGGAAG GCGGCCTTCGCATCAGTGTGCTACGTGTAGAGGAACCCATGCGCAACACACCTCCACCGACGGTACCGGCTGCCGTTGAGGACAGCAGTCGGGGCGCGCCGTCGCCTCTTTGGCAGACCACGCCGCCGCCAGTCTGGCAGCCCACGCCGTCGCCAGGGCCGTCATGTTATTCGCCGCCACCGTCCGGCGGCGGCGAACGCGATGCGTGGCACGAAAGAAAATCAAGATTTTTGATTACTAAATATAAAGAAGCCAAGGACAACATTGGCAGAAAGGGTGGCTTTAG GACAAAAAAGGCCATGTGGGAGAAGCTTACGGACCAAATAAACAGTGAATTTGGCTGCCACCTGACGCCACTGCAggtggaaaataaatggaaaacAATGGAGAGGGCATATAAGAaatcaaaagcaaaaaaatggcTCGTCTGGACATTCGCGAGCAGCCTGCTTGTACGAACGGTATGGACAGCAGACATTTCAGTTGTTTGTTCAAGTAGCTATCCTCAGAAAATGAtctttgacgttttttttttttacagggaaCTCTCCGAGGTGCTAGAAAGAGAGCACCACATTACTCCTGTGGCATTGCTTGCACCAGGAAGAATAGTTGC GAATGGCGAGAAACCAAGCTACCCAACAGCAAATTTCTCTGCCACTCCTTTTGCATAG
- the LOC144113118 gene encoding uncharacterized protein LOC144113118 isoform X2, which translates to MAVADVSAAMLVLIDGVETRVYAVLDEHGTHMKNDDGLLYETEGGLRISVLRVEEPMRNTPPPTVPAAVEDSSRGAPSPLWQTTPPPVWQPTPSPGPSCYSPPPSGGGERDAWHERKSRFLITKYKEAKDNIGRKGGFRTKKAMWEKLTDQINSEFGCHLTPLQVENKWKTMERAYKKSKAKKWLVWTFASSLLVRTGTLRGARKRAPHYSCGIACTRKNSCVSLQLNTSFFLG; encoded by the exons ATGGCCGTAGCAGACGTTTCCGCAGCCATGCTCGTCTTGATCGACGGCGTCGAGACACGGGTATACGCCGTGCTTGACGAGCATGGCACGCATATGAAAAACGACGATGGATTACTTTATGAGACGGAAG GCGGCCTTCGCATCAGTGTGCTACGTGTAGAGGAACCCATGCGCAACACACCTCCACCGACGGTACCGGCTGCCGTTGAGGACAGCAGTCGGGGCGCGCCGTCGCCTCTTTGGCAGACCACGCCGCCGCCAGTCTGGCAGCCCACGCCGTCGCCAGGGCCGTCATGTTATTCGCCGCCACCGTCCGGCGGCGGCGAACGCGATGCGTGGCACGAAAGAAAATCAAGATTTTTGATTACTAAATATAAAGAAGCCAAGGACAACATTGGCAGAAAGGGTGGCTTTAG GACAAAAAAGGCCATGTGGGAGAAGCTTACGGACCAAATAAACAGTGAATTTGGCTGCCACCTGACGCCACTGCAggtggaaaataaatggaaaacAATGGAGAGGGCATATAAGAaatcaaaagcaaaaaaatggcTCGTCTGGACATTCGCGAGCAGCCTGCTTGTACGAACG ggaaCTCTCCGAGGTGCTAGAAAGAGAGCACCACATTACTCCTGTGGCATTGCTTGCACCAGGAAGAATAGTTGCGTAAGTTTACAATTAAACACTTCATTTTTTCTCGGATGA